In a single window of the Bacillus clarus genome:
- a CDS encoding serine hydrolase domain-containing protein, producing the protein MKLKNINIYEQMKQYSVAGLSLAVIRDGKLYETNALGTLESGTTRDVTTTSIFNSCSISKFITAMLVLKLSDQGIVNLDEDVNDRLISWKTPTNAFPSQKKITLRNLLSHQAGIIDPPNSFEHYKHAQGKPKMPEILTGTTLYCPVPIEITYEPESEFHYSDATFCIIEQLLEDITGKSIHLLLEELIFQPLQMKHSMLFSPESINTIDAFACGHNKDRTVTKEKYPFYPFAAASGIWSTPTDLSALVIELIHSLQGDSKLGLSQKTAQDMISPQGCSKWTGLGIFLDDTNHGLEISSLGWGVGFQCIIVCYPYRGSGAVIMTNSDLGVHQMEGVIGEIIKALDL; encoded by the coding sequence ATGAAGCTAAAAAATATAAATATATATGAACAAATGAAACAATATTCTGTAGCTGGATTAAGCCTCGCAGTTATACGTGATGGCAAACTGTATGAAACGAATGCCTTGGGAACACTTGAATCTGGAACAACTAGAGATGTTACTACAACTTCTATTTTTAATTCTTGCTCTATAAGCAAATTCATCACCGCAATGCTCGTACTAAAATTATCCGATCAAGGAATAGTAAACTTAGACGAAGATGTAAATGATAGACTCATATCTTGGAAAACCCCTACTAACGCATTTCCTTCACAGAAAAAAATCACTTTAAGAAATTTATTAAGTCACCAAGCTGGAATAATTGATCCTCCTAATAGTTTTGAACATTATAAGCACGCACAAGGAAAGCCTAAAATGCCTGAAATCCTTACGGGTACAACATTATATTGTCCAGTACCTATAGAAATTACTTACGAACCAGAAAGTGAATTTCACTACTCTGACGCAACCTTTTGTATAATTGAACAACTACTAGAAGATATTACTGGAAAATCAATTCATCTATTACTAGAAGAATTGATCTTTCAGCCGCTACAAATGAAGCATAGTATGCTATTTTCTCCTGAAAGCATCAACACAATTGACGCTTTTGCTTGCGGGCATAATAAAGACAGAACTGTCACAAAAGAAAAGTATCCATTTTACCCATTTGCAGCTGCTTCAGGGATTTGGTCAACGCCAACTGATCTATCAGCTTTAGTTATCGAACTTATTCACTCCTTACAGGGAGATAGTAAACTAGGACTTTCTCAAAAAACAGCGCAAGACATGATTTCTCCTCAAGGTTGCTCAAAGTGGACTGGACTAGGCATCTTTCTAGATGATACCAATCATGGTTTAGAAATTTCTTCACTTGGATGGGGCGTTGGATTCCAATGTATAATCGTTTGTTATCCATATCGAGGCAGCGGTGCTGTTATTATGACAAACTCAGATTTAGGTGTTCATCAAATGGAAGGGGTTATTGGCGAGATTATAAAAGCTCTAGATTTATAA
- the hcp gene encoding hydroxylamine reductase — protein MFCYQCEQTPTGGCKVMGVCGKNETIASLQDTIVFGLKGIAAYRTHASQLGYTDAFVDATTQEALYMTLTNSNFNEQEHIDMAMKVGKSALRVMELLDEAHTNHFGVPEPVQITQNRVEGKAIVVTGHNLFALEELLKQTEGKEINIYTHSEMLPAHGYPQLKKYKHLKGNIGKAWYDQRRLFEKFTGAILATTNCVMPIKGSYSDRFFSYDIAGLEGVRKIENDDFAPLIKKALELPAVHMESDEQLVTGFHHNTVLSLAPEIIEAVKGGKIKRFFIIAGCDAPGKGGEYYRELATSLPQETVILTTSCGKFRFNDVNYGVVPGTEIPRYIDLGQCNNSISTIKIAAALADAFQCEVNELPVSIVLSWFEQKAVAILLGLFSLGIQDIRIGPKAPEFISPGVLDVLQETFGLKLITTVAEDMKIMLS, from the coding sequence ATGTTTTGCTATCAATGTGAACAAACGCCAACAGGCGGATGTAAAGTAATGGGTGTTTGCGGTAAGAATGAAACAATTGCAAGTTTACAGGATACGATTGTGTTTGGGTTAAAAGGAATTGCTGCTTATCGTACCCATGCTTCGCAGCTAGGGTATACAGATGCATTTGTAGATGCTACAACTCAAGAAGCGTTATATATGACATTAACAAATTCTAACTTTAATGAACAAGAACATATTGATATGGCTATGAAAGTTGGGAAATCAGCTTTACGGGTGATGGAGTTGTTAGATGAGGCACATACGAATCATTTTGGTGTTCCAGAGCCTGTTCAAATTACACAAAATCGTGTAGAAGGTAAGGCAATTGTTGTTACTGGTCATAATTTATTTGCATTAGAGGAATTATTAAAGCAAACAGAAGGCAAAGAAATTAATATTTATACGCATTCTGAAATGTTACCAGCGCACGGATATCCACAACTGAAAAAATATAAACATTTAAAAGGAAACATTGGTAAGGCATGGTATGATCAACGACGTCTTTTTGAAAAATTTACCGGTGCAATATTGGCTACAACGAACTGTGTTATGCCAATTAAAGGATCATACTCTGATCGCTTCTTTTCATATGATATTGCCGGTCTGGAGGGTGTACGGAAAATTGAAAATGATGATTTTGCACCATTGATTAAAAAAGCGCTAGAACTTCCCGCAGTACATATGGAGTCGGATGAACAGTTAGTAACAGGGTTTCATCATAATACAGTATTATCATTAGCCCCAGAAATCATTGAGGCAGTAAAGGGAGGGAAAATTAAGCGCTTCTTTATCATCGCAGGTTGTGATGCCCCAGGAAAAGGCGGAGAATACTATCGTGAATTAGCAACGTCACTTCCGCAAGAAACGGTTATTTTAACAACTTCTTGTGGGAAATTCCGCTTTAATGATGTAAATTATGGTGTTGTACCCGGTACGGAGATTCCACGTTACATTGACTTAGGGCAATGTAATAATTCAATTTCTACAATAAAAATAGCGGCAGCTTTAGCAGATGCTTTTCAATGTGAAGTGAACGAATTGCCAGTTAGTATTGTCCTATCATGGTTTGAACAAAAAGCGGTTGCCATTTTACTTGGGCTATTTAGTCTTGGGATTCAAGATATTCGTATCGGTCCAAAGGCCCCTGAATTTATTTCACCTGGTGTGCTTGATGTATTACAAGAAACATTTGGTTTAAAACTTATTACAACTGTAGCAGAAGATATGAAAATAATGTTATCGTAA
- a CDS encoding glyoxalase superfamily protein, with translation MITPIFRIFDIEKAHLFYLEFLGFKLDWEHRYKENMPLYMQISLNDVVIHLSEHHGDTSPGGAIRIKINDLKNYHTILSSKEYSYSKPNIETTPWDTMELTVIDPFSNRITFYEEVH, from the coding sequence ATGATTACACCTATATTTCGAATTTTTGATATTGAAAAAGCACATTTATTTTACTTAGAATTTTTAGGATTTAAGCTTGATTGGGAACATCGGTATAAGGAAAATATGCCATTGTATATGCAAATTTCGTTAAATGATGTTGTTATACATTTATCCGAACATCATGGTGATACGTCACCAGGCGGTGCCATTCGGATTAAAATAAATGATTTGAAAAACTATCATACTATATTATCAAGTAAAGAATATTCATATTCTAAACCTAATATAGAGACAACGCCTTGGGATACGATGGAATTAACAGTGATTGATCCATTTTCAAATAGAATTACATTTTATGAGGAAGTTCATTAG
- the yeiL gene encoding transcriptional regulator YeiL produces MKKVCNSNKLADYMKQNNINTFFSNDMKPYMELLFFRKNEFICRENEDIDYLYFFVEGKAKAFNTLSNGKSVLLCFYDSLQLLGDVELIHSQKITSNVQVMADSYCVGLPLGKVRNQLFHDATFLRCICGSLAHKLNRLSKNSTINLLYPLENRLASYMLVTGERTVQHSNKIIFNGNLTETAELLGTSYRHLLRTLNTFCDKEIIKKNNGCFEVMNIEVLRELAADVYK; encoded by the coding sequence ATGAAAAAAGTATGTAATTCTAATAAATTAGCAGATTATATGAAGCAAAATAATATTAATACATTTTTTAGTAACGATATGAAACCGTATATGGAATTGTTATTTTTTAGAAAGAATGAATTCATATGTAGGGAAAATGAGGATATAGACTATTTGTATTTCTTTGTTGAAGGAAAAGCGAAAGCATTTAACACATTAAGTAATGGGAAATCTGTATTATTATGTTTCTATGATAGTTTGCAGTTATTAGGGGATGTGGAGTTGATTCACTCTCAAAAAATTACTTCAAACGTACAAGTAATGGCAGATTCGTATTGTGTTGGGTTACCTTTAGGAAAGGTTAGAAATCAATTATTTCATGATGCAACTTTTTTAAGGTGTATTTGTGGTTCTTTAGCTCATAAATTAAATAGGCTTTCAAAAAATAGTACAATTAATTTACTATATCCGCTTGAAAATAGACTTGCAAGTTATATGTTAGTAACCGGGGAAAGAACCGTTCAGCACAGCAATAAAATTATATTTAATGGAAATTTAACAGAAACAGCGGAATTACTAGGAACGAGTTATCGGCATTTATTACGAACTTTAAATACTTTTTGTGACAAAGAGATTATAAAGAAAAACAATGGATGCTTTGAAGTGATGAATATAGAAGTGTTGAGGGAACTGGCGGCGGATGTGTATAAATAA
- a CDS encoding DMT family transporter translates to MYNFLSVFIGALIAIMIPLNGILSEMIGNYTASVVIHLVGLLAVVIVLLINKNKIRFEKGIPLYLYSAGAIGVFTVLFSNISFSALGASITIALSLLGQSIASIIIDHFGLLGMKITKFEKKKLIGLLFISSGIIVMTIF, encoded by the coding sequence TTGTATAACTTTCTTTCTGTCTTTATAGGTGCACTTATCGCCATTATGATTCCTTTAAACGGAATCTTGTCTGAAATGATAGGGAATTATACTGCAAGTGTTGTAATTCATCTCGTTGGTTTGCTTGCAGTTGTTATTGTTTTGCTCATTAACAAAAATAAAATTCGTTTTGAGAAAGGTATTCCGCTTTATTTATATAGCGCTGGAGCCATTGGGGTTTTCACCGTTCTTTTTAGTAATATAAGCTTCTCCGCCCTTGGTGCCTCTATTACGATTGCATTAAGCTTACTCGGTCAATCAATTGCTTCTATTATTATTGATCATTTCGGGCTATTAGGAATGAAGATTACGAAGTTTGAAAAGAAAAAATTGATTGGATTACTATTCATCTCTTCTGGAATTATTGTAATGACTATTTTTTAA
- a CDS encoding DMT family transporter, whose translation MLYICIAILVGVSIVVARIINANLATKIGIWEGTFYNYITGLFFSTLFLIFSTDSLYISSYTLQSIPFAVYLGGLVGVIVIALSNYITPKISAFYLTLLIFIGQLFMGTVIDFFMSNELSPGKIIGGVLVLLGLTYNLLIDRPYKSVKNKRVQL comes from the coding sequence ATGTTATATATTTGTATCGCTATTTTAGTTGGAGTTTCCATTGTTGTTGCCAGAATTATTAATGCTAATTTAGCAACAAAAATAGGAATTTGGGAAGGTACTTTTTACAATTATATTACCGGGCTATTTTTCTCTACATTATTTTTAATTTTCAGTACAGACTCTTTGTATATATCTAGTTATACGTTGCAATCCATTCCTTTCGCTGTATATTTAGGTGGCTTAGTAGGCGTTATTGTTATTGCGTTATCAAACTATATCACTCCTAAAATATCAGCATTTTATTTAACATTGCTCATCTTTATCGGACAATTATTTATGGGAACCGTTATTGATTTCTTCATGTCAAACGAACTCTCTCCCGGTAAAATCATTGGTGGGGTTTTAGTATTACTTGGCCTTACTTACAATTTGCTAATCGACCGCCCTTATAAATCAGTAAAGAATAAGCGTGTTCAATTATAA
- the aiiA gene encoding quorum-quenching N-acyl homoserine lactonase AiiA, which yields MHNDSEKLYFLPAGRCMLDHSAVNSTLAPGKLLNLPVWCYLLETEEGPILVDTGMPEMAVDNENLFKGTFVEGKILPKMSENDRVINILKRMGYEPEDLLCIISSHLHFDHAGGNGTFTNTPIIVQRSEYGAALHREEYLKECILPNLNYKMIEGDYEVAPGVKLLYTPGHSPGHQSLFITTEKSGSILLTIDASYTKENFEDEVPFAGFDSELALSSVKRLKGIVAREKPIVFFGHDMEQEKSCKVFPEYL from the coding sequence ATACATAATGACAGTGAAAAGCTTTATTTTTTACCGGCTGGCCGTTGTATGTTAGATCATTCTGCTGTTAATAGTACACTTGCGCCAGGTAAACTTTTAAACTTACCTGTATGGTGCTATTTGTTAGAAACAGAGGAAGGCCCTATTTTAGTAGACACTGGTATGCCAGAAATGGCGGTGGATAATGAAAATCTTTTTAAGGGAACATTTGTTGAAGGGAAAATTTTACCTAAGATGAGTGAGAATGATAGAGTCATAAATATTTTAAAACGTATGGGGTATGAACCGGAAGATCTTCTGTGCATTATTAGTTCACATTTACATTTTGATCATGCTGGAGGAAATGGTACTTTTACAAATACACCAATTATTGTACAACGATCTGAATATGGGGCAGCGCTGCATAGAGAGGAATATTTAAAAGAATGTATATTACCTAATTTGAACTACAAAATGATTGAAGGAGATTATGAAGTGGCACCAGGAGTCAAGTTATTATATACACCTGGACATTCACCAGGGCATCAGTCACTATTCATTACGACTGAGAAATCTGGTTCAATTTTACTTACGATTGATGCGTCGTATACAAAGGAGAATTTTGAAGATGAAGTGCCATTCGCTGGGTTTGATTCGGAATTAGCGCTATCTTCTGTGAAGCGTTTAAAAGGTATTGTTGCTAGGGAAAAACCAATTGTTTTCTTTGGGCATGATATGGAGCAGGAGAAGAGTTGTAAAGTGTTTCCTGAGTATTTGTAA
- a CDS encoding winged helix-turn-helix transcriptional regulator encodes MRNRKSGYGCEEGCPVEVTLDVIGGKWKGVILYHLLDKKKRFNELRRLIPGITQRMLSLQLSELESDGVVKRKVYPEVPPRVEYSLTEFGRTLEPIIVQMKEWGEKYKSRLTEKEQIN; translated from the coding sequence GTGAGAAATAGAAAAAGTGGTTATGGATGCGAAGAAGGGTGTCCAGTTGAAGTGACATTAGATGTAATCGGCGGGAAGTGGAAAGGTGTTATTCTATATCATTTATTGGATAAGAAAAAGCGTTTCAATGAATTGCGTAGGTTAATACCTGGCATTACACAAAGAATGCTCTCGTTACAACTAAGTGAATTAGAGAGCGATGGTGTTGTAAAAAGGAAAGTGTATCCGGAAGTCCCGCCCCGCGTAGAATATTCTTTAACTGAATTTGGCCGAACTTTAGAACCGATCATTGTTCAAATGAAGGAATGGGGAGAAAAGTATAAATCAAGATTGACGGAGAAAGAACAAATAAATTAA
- a CDS encoding zinc-binding alcohol dehydrogenase family protein translates to MKAIGLHEYLPIEEENSLIDIELERPVPKGNDILVKVHAISVNPVDTKVRSPKDKKEIEPKILGWDASGVVVKAGEGCTLFKEGDEVFYAGSITRQGTYSEYHLVDERIVGKKPNSLNDAESAAIPLTAITAWEGLFERLGIDYDKKDENKLKNILIIGGAGGVGSIAIQLAKWAGLNVIATASRSETIQWVEKFGADYIANHHQPFKEQLLELGLKDVDYIFCLNNTDQHWHGMGEIITPQGKICSIVENEQPLDINILKSKSATFVWEFMFTKAMYETADMITQHELLNKVSELLDEGILKTTLNETLTPINAENLKKAHALVESGRTIGKIVLERF, encoded by the coding sequence ATGAAAGCAATTGGTTTACATGAATATTTACCTATCGAAGAAGAAAACAGTTTAATTGATATTGAACTCGAAAGACCTGTGCCAAAAGGGAACGATATCCTCGTCAAAGTCCATGCTATTTCTGTCAATCCAGTTGATACAAAGGTTCGTTCACCGAAAGACAAAAAAGAAATTGAACCAAAAATTCTTGGGTGGGACGCTAGTGGTGTTGTAGTAAAAGCTGGTGAGGGTTGTACGTTGTTTAAAGAAGGTGATGAAGTATTTTACGCTGGGAGCATAACGAGACAAGGTACATATAGTGAATACCATTTAGTTGATGAAAGAATTGTCGGTAAAAAACCAAACTCTTTAAATGATGCTGAATCTGCCGCAATTCCTTTAACAGCTATTACAGCGTGGGAAGGTTTATTTGAACGATTAGGCATTGATTATGATAAGAAGGATGAAAATAAATTAAAGAACATTTTAATTATCGGTGGAGCTGGTGGCGTTGGCTCAATTGCTATTCAATTAGCAAAATGGGCTGGACTGAATGTAATCGCAACTGCATCTCGCAGCGAAACGATACAGTGGGTTGAAAAATTCGGTGCCGATTATATAGCTAACCATCACCAACCTTTTAAAGAGCAATTATTAGAACTTGGACTAAAAGATGTAGATTATATTTTCTGCTTAAACAATACCGATCAACATTGGCACGGTATGGGAGAAATCATTACACCACAAGGAAAAATTTGCTCTATCGTTGAAAATGAACAACCTCTTGATATCAATATTTTAAAAAGTAAAAGCGCTACATTTGTTTGGGAGTTTATGTTCACTAAAGCGATGTACGAAACAGCTGACATGATCACTCAGCATGAACTATTAAACAAAGTGAGTGAACTATTAGATGAAGGAATTCTTAAAACAACTTTAAATGAAACGTTAACGCCAATCAATGCAGAAAACTTAAAAAAAGCACATGCATTGGTTGAGAGCGGACGTACAATTGGAAAAATTGTATTGGAACGCTTCTAA
- a CDS encoding amino acid permease, whose protein sequence is MTNKELKRGLEARHIQMIALGGTIGVGLFMGSASTIKWTGPSVMLAYAIAGIFIFFIMRAMGEMLYVEPSTGSFATFGHKYIHPLAGYMTAWSNWFQWVIVGMSEIIAVGAYMQYWFPDLPAWIPGVIAMVILGAANLISVKSFGEFEFWFAMIKIVTILLMIIAGFGLIFFGLGNGGEAIGISNLWANGGFFTGGFSGFFFALSLVVGAYQGVELIGITAGEAKDPRKTLTKAIQSTIWRILIFYIGAIFVIVTVYPWDQLSSIGSPFVATFAKVGITAAAGLINFVVITAAMSGCNSGIYSAGRMLYTLGVNGQAPKYFTKVSSNGVPLFGTVGVIIGLAVGVVLSYIAPKNLFVYVYSASVLPGMVPWFVILISQIRFRKEKGAEMENHPFKMPFAPVTNYLTIAFLIMVLIGMWFNDDTRISLIVGIIFLAIVTISFYAFGIGKRVPLEIQKDQEVSNK, encoded by the coding sequence GTGACAAACAAAGAATTGAAAAGGGGTCTAGAAGCACGTCATATTCAGATGATTGCTTTAGGCGGGACAATTGGTGTTGGTTTATTTATGGGATCAGCCAGCACAATTAAATGGACAGGTCCGTCAGTAATGCTTGCTTATGCAATTGCAGGGATTTTTATATTCTTCATTATGCGTGCCATGGGAGAAATGTTATATGTTGAGCCAAGCACAGGTTCATTTGCGACGTTTGGTCATAAGTATATACATCCATTAGCAGGATATATGACTGCTTGGAGTAACTGGTTCCAATGGGTAATCGTTGGGATGTCAGAAATTATAGCAGTCGGAGCCTATATGCAGTATTGGTTCCCAGATTTACCAGCCTGGATACCAGGCGTTATTGCAATGGTCATTCTTGGCGCAGCAAATTTAATTTCAGTTAAATCATTTGGTGAATTTGAGTTTTGGTTTGCAATGATTAAAATCGTTACCATTTTATTAATGATTATTGCTGGATTTGGTCTTATCTTCTTTGGACTTGGTAACGGAGGAGAAGCAATCGGAATATCTAACCTTTGGGCAAATGGCGGTTTCTTTACGGGTGGTTTTTCAGGATTTTTCTTTGCACTATCACTTGTAGTTGGAGCTTATCAAGGTGTGGAGTTAATTGGGATTACAGCTGGTGAAGCGAAAGATCCGAGAAAAACGTTAACGAAAGCTATTCAAAGTACAATTTGGCGTATTTTAATTTTCTATATTGGTGCCATTTTCGTCATTGTAACAGTTTATCCTTGGGATCAACTAAGTTCAATTGGTAGCCCGTTCGTAGCAACTTTTGCGAAAGTTGGGATAACAGCAGCAGCTGGACTTATTAACTTTGTAGTAATTACAGCAGCTATGTCAGGTTGTAACAGTGGTATTTATAGTGCTGGACGTATGCTTTATACATTAGGCGTAAATGGACAAGCACCGAAATACTTTACGAAGGTTTCTAGTAACGGTGTTCCTTTATTTGGGACAGTAGGTGTAATAATTGGTTTAGCAGTTGGTGTAGTTTTAAGTTATATTGCACCGAAAAATTTATTCGTATATGTATATAGTGCGAGTGTACTACCGGGTATGGTACCATGGTTTGTTATTTTAATTAGTCAAATTCGCTTCAGAAAAGAAAAAGGAGCTGAAATGGAAAATCATCCATTTAAAATGCCGTTTGCTCCTGTTACAAACTATTTAACAATTGCCTTTTTAATTATGGTATTAATCGGTATGTGGTTTAATGATGATACACGTATTTCACTAATTGTAGGAATTATCTTCTTGGCCATTGTAACGATTAGTTTCTATGCTTTTGGAATAGGGAAACGTGTTCCACTAGAAATTCAAAAGGATCAGGAAGTATCAAATAAATAA
- a CDS encoding Imm70 family immunity protein, translating into MSVVGFGVDSFFYETEHPDFLHSFFSTISYHTEPEGWGTKYTLLMKDLYFNKLNWQDASEALKNVEEIRETLSKIPPSEVIWDIENLTKKPPYGDKIPEDITNLAAYYTTERGKAFLTLLRNARKGSVEEKQDGTIGKMG; encoded by the coding sequence ATGTCAGTAGTAGGATTTGGAGTAGATAGTTTCTTTTATGAAACAGAACATCCTGACTTTTTACATAGCTTTTTCTCAACAATCTCCTATCATACTGAACCTGAAGGATGGGGAACTAAATACACTCTACTAATGAAAGATTTATATTTTAATAAATTAAATTGGCAAGATGCATCTGAAGCTCTTAAAAATGTGGAAGAAATCAGAGAAACATTAAGCAAAATACCTCCATCAGAAGTAATTTGGGATATTGAGAATTTAACAAAGAAGCCTCCTTATGGAGATAAAATCCCTGAGGATATTACTAACTTAGCAGCATACTATACTACTGAAAGAGGGAAAGCCTTCCTTACTTTACTAAGAAATGCACGAAAGGGCTCAGTGGAAGAAAAACAGGACGGAACAATTGGAAAAATGGGCTAA